In the genome of Hydrogenobacter sp., the window GGTGTGGGTGGAAAGGGTAATGAAGGCGTAACGAACTATGTAAAGAGGTCTCAAGGTGGTATAGGCTATGTAGAATACATCTACGCAAAACAGAACAACCTACCTATGGCAAAGATAAAGAATAAAGAAGGCGTATTCGTAGAGCCTTCTATACAAAATATACAGTCAGCTGCAGCAAACGCAAAGTGGGACAAATCCAAAGACTTCTACGAAGTCCTAACAGACCAGCCAGGAAAGAACGCATACCCTATAGCAGGTGCCACCTTCATACTCCTTGCCAAAGACCAGCCTGAAAGGTCAAAGAAGGCTACCACCTTCTTCAAATGGGCTTATGAGAAGGGTGACAAGTATGCGGAGGATCTAAACTATATACCCATGCCCGCCAACGTCAAGAAGCTCATATTTGAGTATTGGAAGGAGAACGGTGTAGCTCCGTAAGGATGGTATAATATGGAGGCGGTGGGTTCTGCTCAAGAAAGGCTCAGCAAAGTAAAAAACGGTGGAGCTTTTGCGGAAAGAGTTGTAAAGGTATTTTTAGGGTTCTGGGCCCTCTTTGTGGGGCTTTTCTTCCCTCTTCTTATAGCTCTTATACTCTATTACGAATCAAGGCTCGCTATAGAAAAGTTTGGCATTATCCACTTTATAACAAACGCCAACTGGGACCCAGTAAGTGAGGATTTTGGCGCTCTTACGATGGTGGTAGGCACCATAATAAGCACCCTTCTTGCTATCAGCATAGCAGCGCCTGTTTCCATAGGCATAGCCATATTTATAACCGAACTGGCACCAAGATGGCTAAAACCCATCGTTTCGGGAGCTGTAGAGCTTCTTGCCGCCATTCCCAGCATCATATACGGCATGTGGGGTTTTTTTGTGCTTACTCCCATCATGGCTAACAAGGTAGAACCTTGGCTACAGGAAACATTCGGAAACCTGCCTCTAATAGGAGTTCTCTTTTCTGGAGCTACCACAGGAGTGGATGTGCTTACTACAAGCTTGGTTCTCTCCATCATGATAATACCCTTTATGGCTTCTGTAGTAAGAGACAGCTTTAACATGGTGCCTTCTATAATGAAGGAGTCTGCTTATGGGCTTGGTGCAACCCAGTGGGAGGTAATAAGGCAAGTGGTCATACCCTACACAGCCTCTGGCATAGCAGGTGGTCTTATCCTTTCTACCGGAAGAGCCTTAGGAGAAACTATGGCAGTCACCTTTTTGGCAGGCAACAACCCACAAATACCCAAATCCCTCTTTGACTCTTTTACCACCATAACAGTTACCCTTGCCAACCAATTCACAGAAGCAGATACAGACATATACCTTTCCTCCCTCTATTACCTTTCTATGATACTCTTCTTAGTATCTTTCATTATGCTATCAATTGCCAAATTTATGGTTCTACGGCTTGAAAAGAGGTGGAAGGTATGAAAACCTACAGGAAGTTTTTGAATTTCTTTATGCTCTTTCTTTCCTCACTTATGGCTCTTTACGGCATATTTTGGCTCCTTTGGATACTGGGAAACCTCTTCATAAATGGTTTTAAGTACTTAAAGCCTGAACTTGTATATCTTGACCCTACTCCGCCGGGTATGGAAGGGGGAGGGCTAAGACCAGCTTTTGTAGGACACTTTATAATCACCTCTTTGGCGACACTTATAGGTGTTCCCATAGGTATAATGGCTGGCGTGTATTTTTCCGAATACGGCAAGGAAAGTACCTTTTTTAAGGTTCTCAGACAGATCACAGACATAATGGTAAGCACTCCATCCATAATAATGGGAGCTGTAGTTTACGCACTGCTGGTAAAACCCTTAGGGCATTTTAACGGGTTTTCTGGCGCGGTTGCGCTTGCCCTCTTGATGGTGCCAGTTATTGCGGTAACCACCGACGAAATGCTAAAGCTGGTACCCCAGCAAATGAGAGAGGCAGCCTATGCTCTTGGTGCTTACAAATGGCAGGTAATAAAAGATGTGGTCTTTAGAGCGGCAAAGGTTGGCATACTTACTGGTGTTATATTAGGCGTGGCAAGAATAGCAGGAGAAACTGCACCTCTTTTATTTACTGCCTTTAACAATACCTTTTTGAACCTCAACCTTTTGAAACCTATGGCTTCTTTGACAGTGACTATGTTCAATTATGTAATGGGACCATATCACTATTGGCATGAGCAAGCCTGGGCTTCCGCCTTTATACTTACCATGGGTGTGCTTATACTCTCAATAATTGCTAAGTTGCTACTTCATGGAAACCTTCTCAAACCCCTAAGCTATATTGCTCGTTCCTTTGCAAAGAAGAATAAGGAGGAAATCTGATATGATAGCAACTCAACCATCGCTAAAAAAGAGGATGGAAGTTATTAACCTCAACTTTTACTACGGTTCAAACCATGCCCTAAAGAGCATAAACATGCCTATTTATGACAAAAAGGTGACAGCCCTCATAGGACCTTCTGGCTGTGGAAAGACTACCTTGCTGAGATGCTTTAATAGGATGCATGACCTTTATCCTGGCAACAGATACGAAGGTGAGATACTCTTGGATGGAAAAAGCATCTTTGACAAGGACATAGACCTTATAGACCTTAGAAGTAAGGTAGGTATGGTCTTTCAAAAGCCTACACCCTTTCCCATGTCCATCTTTGATAATGTAGCCTTTGGACTAAGACTAAAGGGTGTAAAAGGTAGCGAACTTAAAGATAAGGTAGAAAAGGCTTTAAAAGATGCAGCCCTGTGGGACGAGGTAAAAGACAGGCTAAAAGAAAGTGCTTTCTCTCTATCTGGTGGACAACAACAAAGGCTTTGCATAGCAAGGGCTATAGCGGTAGAACCTGAAGTTCTCCTTTTTGACGAACCTACCTCCGCCCTTGACCCTATATCCACCGCCAAAATAGAGGAACTGATAGTGGAACTTAAAAGTAATATAACCATAGTTATAGTTACGCACAACATGCAACAGGCCGCAAGAATATCCGATTACACAGGTTTTATGTATCTTGGGGAGCTTGTAGAGTTCAATCACACCGAGAAGATGTTTACAAAACCTGACAAAAAACTTACTGAAGATTACATAACCGGAAGATTCGGGTGAGCTTATAATTATTTATCAGGCGAGGTGCCGGAGCGGACGAACGGGGCGGTCTCGAAAATCGCTGTGGGTTTACAGCCCACCGGGGGTTCGAATCCCTCCCTCGCCGTAAAAGGGGAATCATGAGTTATTTGGTGAAGGAGATAAAACCACACTTTGAGAGGACTATAGATCCTCTGTTGAGTGTGTTGGCTAAAGTGCGTATAAATCCCAACGCTATAACCTTGTTGGGATTTTTATTAGTAATGGTGGGTTCAGTTTTTCTTTATATACATATGCACTCTTGGGGGTTAATATTTCTGTCCCTGGGTGGTCTTGCCGATGCTATAGATGGTGCTTTAGCAAGAAAGAGCGGAAAAGAAAGCGAGTTCGGTGCTTTTTTAGACTCCCTTATAGACCGTTTCTCAGATGCTCTTCCCTTCATAGCTATAAGTCTATCCTCAAAGCAAGAGTATATATCCATTCTATCCTTACTTGCGCTGATATTTTCATTTGGAGTTAGTTACGCAAGAGCTAGAGCCGAAGGACTTGGTTATAAACTGAATGTAGGAATATTTGAAAGGACAGAAAGGTGGCTTACGCTCCTTCTTGGATTGCTCATTGATATGATAGATACCGCTCTCCTTATCATACTCATAGGTTCTTTTCTGACGGTAGTTCAGAGGGTTTACGCTTTTAAAAACCGCATTTCCAGTTGACACCTTCTAAAACCTCTTTTCTGTAGATTTTTATATCAATTATACCGTCAAACTTTTCTCTTTCCTTATCTAAAAAGAGTCTGAGAAGTTCGCCTAACAGTTTGTAGTAGTCTTCTTCCGTCTGTTCTTTCAAAAGGTCAGTGAATATCCTGTACCACCTGCCTAAGTGTTCCTTGAAGAAAGAGACAAAAGCTAAGTTAATTACATCAAGGGCTTCTTTGTCACCTTTTTCCTCTGCGTACATTTTCTTTTTGAGAAGATAGGCAGTAAACTCAAGTTCTACCACCAGGCTGTCAGGTTCGTTGGGAGGTTTAACATCAAGACCAAAAGCTCTGTAAAAACCTTCTATATCCGCAAGTTCCGTAGCTTTTCTCCCAGCTTTTTCAAGCTCGTAAGCTGTCTCGTTAGCCGGGGCTTTCAGACTTGTTGAAAAAAGGGTGTTCCACTCCCCCTGAAGATCCAAAAGTCTACTTTTGGCTTCCTTTAAAGTCTTTTTTAGGGCATTCACATCAAAGTCTATACCCAGCGCTTTGAGAGAGAGGGAAAGGTCATCCAGACCCCCCTCAAGCTCCTCAATAACCTCCCTGTAAGGATAGGAGAAGGCAATGGATAAAAAGGTGTAAAGATACATCCTATAAATGTCCATTTCATTTACCCTCTATTTTCAAAGGTATCCACGAATAACTCAGGGATTTTCTCGCTCCCACCTCTCCATTGTGTCCGTCCCAGACCGCAAAAGTTACGAATGTTTGCTTGCCTGGTCCCCATTCGGGATTGCTCGTACTTTCTTCCACGAAAGCTCTCTTTATCACTACGTACCACTTGCCATCTTTGTAAACTCCTTTACCTTCCGCTCCCTGTATATCCTTCCATGTGGAAGATCCATATCCCTCCGCCACAACCTCTCTTACAGGTGTTTTCAGAGTATTTTTCCTAAAAACCTTTTCACCTCCAACATAGTTAAGAGCGTACTGATTAGCCCAGTCCTCAGGATACCTATATGGAGGGACGGCATGGGGATACCAGTCATAAGTAAAGTTAAGATATATCTTTGGCACATCCGAATAACCGTGATCTATATTCTCCTGCCTTGCTGCGGTCCAATGTAGGATCAAAACTCTGTGATCTTTATCCCCCATGGTAACCGGCACATCTGCAGAAGGCACGTAAGGTATCTGCAACGCAACAGCATCGGAAAATTTCCCTATAAGGTGGAAGCTGTCTTTTGTTTTATCTTCCCATATGAGTAAAAAGGCTATGTACTTTCCATCGTTGACGCTTTTCACCCAGAGTTTTGTCACTGATGGTTTCAGATCCATAGGAGTAGTTACCGCTTGCCCAGATAGTAAAACCTCTATCTCCTGAGCGGTATCCCATATCTTACTGAATGGATCCAGAGGTACTTCCTGAACTTTCTTGGATATAAGCTCCTGAGCCGAGGTAAAGCCAACGATTATTACTAAAAGGAGTATCCTCAAGATTCTCATAGCTCACCTCCTTTATGGTATATCCTGCCTTATCACATCAAGGTTTTGATCTTTATGTGGTCTGTACTGTAAGGGTTCAATGATCGGAACCCTGATTATCTCTTTACCTTTTTCGTCAAAGGCTATAACCTCACTGGGACCTATAGCAAAGGAATGTGGTATTCTCGGCGTAGAACCAAAAAGGTGCAGTAAGGCTTGAAGCTCAGGCTCTTTACCTTCCCTCATAGCCATGTAGGTTTTTACCGCGTGTTCGGCACCATCGCCAAACATCTGCCGTAGGAACTTGACAGGTACATTTATGGGTGGTATGTAATAAACATTTGGTTCTATACCCGTTTGTGGATATAGGGGTAGGGCTACCTTCTTTATATGCACGAGGAAGTCTATGGGGTTTTCTGGTCTTGCCCTGTCAGGCGGGTTTATAAAGCCCATAAGCCTTATTTTCCCTA includes:
- a CDS encoding substrate-binding domain-containing protein; the protein is GVGGKGNEGVTNYVKRSQGGIGYVEYIYAKQNNLPMAKIKNKEGVFVEPSIQNIQSAAANAKWDKSKDFYEVLTDQPGKNAYPIAGATFILLAKDQPERSKKATTFFKWAYEKGDKYAEDLNYIPMPANVKKLIFEYWKENGVAP
- the pstC gene encoding phosphate ABC transporter permease subunit PstC — encoded protein: MEAVGSAQERLSKVKNGGAFAERVVKVFLGFWALFVGLFFPLLIALILYYESRLAIEKFGIIHFITNANWDPVSEDFGALTMVVGTIISTLLAISIAAPVSIGIAIFITELAPRWLKPIVSGAVELLAAIPSIIYGMWGFFVLTPIMANKVEPWLQETFGNLPLIGVLFSGATTGVDVLTTSLVLSIMIIPFMASVVRDSFNMVPSIMKESAYGLGATQWEVIRQVVIPYTASGIAGGLILSTGRALGETMAVTFLAGNNPQIPKSLFDSFTTITVTLANQFTEADTDIYLSSLYYLSMILFLVSFIMLSIAKFMVLRLEKRWKV
- the pstA gene encoding phosphate ABC transporter permease PstA, whose protein sequence is MKTYRKFLNFFMLFLSSLMALYGIFWLLWILGNLFINGFKYLKPELVYLDPTPPGMEGGGLRPAFVGHFIITSLATLIGVPIGIMAGVYFSEYGKESTFFKVLRQITDIMVSTPSIIMGAVVYALLVKPLGHFNGFSGAVALALLMVPVIAVTTDEMLKLVPQQMREAAYALGAYKWQVIKDVVFRAAKVGILTGVILGVARIAGETAPLLFTAFNNTFLNLNLLKPMASLTVTMFNYVMGPYHYWHEQAWASAFILTMGVLILSIIAKLLLHGNLLKPLSYIARSFAKKNKEEI
- the pstB gene encoding phosphate ABC transporter ATP-binding protein PstB, yielding MIATQPSLKKRMEVINLNFYYGSNHALKSINMPIYDKKVTALIGPSGCGKTTLLRCFNRMHDLYPGNRYEGEILLDGKSIFDKDIDLIDLRSKVGMVFQKPTPFPMSIFDNVAFGLRLKGVKGSELKDKVEKALKDAALWDEVKDRLKESAFSLSGGQQQRLCIARAIAVEPEVLLFDEPTSALDPISTAKIEELIVELKSNITIVIVTHNMQQAARISDYTGFMYLGELVEFNHTEKMFTKPDKKLTEDYITGRFG
- a CDS encoding CDP-alcohol phosphatidyltransferase family protein, translating into MSYLVKEIKPHFERTIDPLLSVLAKVRINPNAITLLGFLLVMVGSVFLYIHMHSWGLIFLSLGGLADAIDGALARKSGKESEFGAFLDSLIDRFSDALPFIAISLSSKQEYISILSLLALIFSFGVSYARARAEGLGYKLNVGIFERTERWLTLLLGLLIDMIDTALLIILIGSFLTVVQRVYAFKNRISS
- a CDS encoding molecular chaperone TorD family protein, yielding MDIYRMYLYTFLSIAFSYPYREVIEELEGGLDDLSLSLKALGIDFDVNALKKTLKEAKSRLLDLQGEWNTLFSTSLKAPANETAYELEKAGRKATELADIEGFYRAFGLDVKPPNEPDSLVVELEFTAYLLKKKMYAEEKGDKEALDVINLAFVSFFKEHLGRWYRIFTDLLKEQTEEDYYKLLGELLRLFLDKEREKFDGIIDIKIYRKEVLEGVNWKCGF
- a CDS encoding ethylbenzene dehydrogenase-related protein, whose translation is MRILRILLLVIIVGFTSAQELISKKVQEVPLDPFSKIWDTAQEIEVLLSGQAVTTPMDLKPSVTKLWVKSVNDGKYIAFLLIWEDKTKDSFHLIGKFSDAVALQIPYVPSADVPVTMGDKDHRVLILHWTAARQENIDHGYSDVPKIYLNFTYDWYPHAVPPYRYPEDWANQYALNYVGGEKVFRKNTLKTPVREVVAEGYGSSTWKDIQGAEGKGVYKDGKWYVVIKRAFVEESTSNPEWGPGKQTFVTFAVWDGHNGEVGARKSLSYSWIPLKIEGK